A single Mangrovimonas sp. YM274 DNA region contains:
- the lptB gene encoding LPS export ABC transporter ATP-binding protein, whose amino-acid sequence MKLRAEHLMKSYSGRKVVKDVSLEVNQGEIVGLLGPNGAGKTTSFYMIVGLIKPNGGSIYLENTEITHYPMYKRAQNGIGYLAQEASVFRKLSIEENILSVLQLTKMSKKEQLHKMESLIEEFSLGHIRKNRGDLLSGGERRRTEIARALATNPNFILLDEPFAGVDPVAVEDIQRIVAQLTKKNIGILITDHNVQETLAITDRTYLMFEGSILKAGEPEELAADEMVRKVYLGQNFELRKKKLEF is encoded by the coding sequence GTGAAGTTAAGAGCCGAACATTTAATGAAGTCCTATAGTGGACGTAAGGTCGTAAAAGATGTTTCCTTGGAAGTTAACCAAGGGGAAATTGTTGGATTATTAGGACCTAACGGTGCTGGTAAAACCACTTCCTTTTATATGATTGTTGGGCTTATCAAACCTAATGGAGGCTCCATTTATTTAGAAAATACTGAAATTACCCACTACCCTATGTACAAAAGAGCTCAAAATGGGATTGGATATTTGGCACAGGAAGCCTCTGTATTTCGCAAATTGAGTATTGAGGAAAACATCTTAAGCGTACTGCAATTGACCAAAATGAGCAAAAAGGAACAATTGCATAAAATGGAATCGCTTATTGAAGAATTCAGTTTGGGGCATATCCGTAAAAACCGTGGTGACCTGCTCTCTGGAGGGGAACGCCGCCGTACCGAAATTGCAAGAGCCTTGGCCACAAATCCTAATTTCATTCTATTGGATGAACCCTTTGCAGGGGTAGACCCAGTGGCTGTTGAAGACATTCAGCGTATTGTGGCCCAATTAACCAAAAAGAATATTGGAATCCTTATTACAGACCATAACGTACAGGAAACTTTAGCCATTACAGACCGCACCTATTTAATGTTTGAAGGAAGCATACTTAAAGCTGGAGAACCAGAAGAATTAGCCGCCGATGAAATGGTACGTAAAGTATACTTAGGGCAGAACTTCGAGCTGCGTAAAAAGAAATTGGAATTCTAA